Proteins encoded in a region of the Zunongwangia endophytica genome:
- a CDS encoding sugar transferase codes for MYRKFVKSSFDFIFALFALFLFLPILLLISILILFLDKLNPFFVQERVGKNAKSFRIYKFKTMTDAKDAKGNLLNEERRVTQLGKWLRKSGLDELPQLFNILKFEMSFIGPRPLPVYYIDLKDKLQRDRHRVLPGITGLAQITGRNSLKWPEKYRLDNYYIENQTFWLDLNIFLKTIYSSNGYDAVNFENVIPKKKAE; via the coding sequence ATGTATCGCAAATTTGTCAAAAGTAGTTTCGACTTTATTTTTGCGCTTTTTGCACTATTTTTATTTCTTCCCATTCTTTTACTTATCAGTATTTTGATTTTATTTCTTGATAAACTTAATCCCTTTTTCGTGCAAGAACGAGTAGGCAAGAATGCCAAGAGTTTTAGGATCTATAAGTTTAAAACGATGACAGACGCAAAGGATGCTAAAGGAAATCTACTAAATGAAGAGCGTCGCGTCACTCAGCTTGGTAAATGGCTAAGGAAATCTGGTTTAGATGAATTGCCACAGCTTTTTAATATTCTAAAGTTTGAAATGAGTTTTATAGGACCGCGACCTTTACCGGTATATTACATCGATCTTAAAGATAAATTACAACGTGATCGTCATCGCGTTTTACCAGGCATAACAGGATTGGCGCAGATAACTGGCAGGAATTCGCTAAAATGGCCAGAAAAATATCGATTAGATAATTATTATATCGAAAATCAAACCTTCTGGTTAGACTTAAACATCTTTCTAAAGACAATCTATAGTTCCAACGGCTATGATGCTGTAAATTTTGAGAATGTAATTCCTAAAAAGAAAGCAGAATAG
- a CDS encoding DegT/DnrJ/EryC1/StrS family aminotransferase: protein MKKIWLSPPHLSGNELQKIQEVFQENWIAPVGPQIGEFEARISKFLGGSNYQVAALNSGTSALHLALKLLNIEKGDIVLCQSLSFVASVNPVLYLGAKPVFVDSEKETYNLSPYFLEQAIKSQIEKGKKPKAIIAIHIYGMPYKVDEIQRISNKYDIPVIEDAAEAMGSQFKNKLCGSFGDLAIFSFNGNKIITTSAGGALVCKNEIQKEKAIFWATQSKEAASFYLHKEIGFNYRMSNVLAAIGISQIDVLKKRVEKKREIQQFYSSFLNEVEGFKVYTAASEDFYSNHWLTILEIDPEKSPISVIDLMKRLAEKNIETRRIWKPLHTQPVFSEFDFYGETIAEEIFEKGLCLPSGTAMTKADLQFIKTELLAAVKYA from the coding sequence ATGAAGAAAATCTGGCTTTCACCACCACATCTTAGCGGTAACGAATTGCAAAAAATTCAGGAGGTTTTTCAGGAAAACTGGATCGCTCCCGTGGGACCTCAGATTGGTGAATTTGAAGCGAGAATTTCTAAGTTTTTGGGTGGAAGCAATTATCAGGTAGCAGCCTTAAATTCTGGGACATCTGCGCTGCATTTGGCATTAAAATTACTAAATATCGAAAAAGGAGATATTGTTCTCTGCCAAAGTTTAAGTTTCGTAGCCTCGGTTAATCCTGTTCTTTATTTGGGTGCAAAGCCGGTTTTTGTAGATAGCGAAAAGGAAACTTATAATTTATCACCCTATTTTTTAGAGCAAGCCATAAAATCTCAAATTGAAAAAGGCAAAAAGCCGAAAGCAATAATCGCCATTCATATATATGGGATGCCTTATAAAGTAGACGAAATTCAACGAATTTCGAATAAGTATGATATTCCGGTGATCGAGGATGCGGCAGAAGCGATGGGAAGTCAGTTCAAAAACAAGCTTTGTGGTAGTTTTGGCGATTTAGCGATATTTTCTTTTAACGGAAATAAAATAATAACTACTTCAGCAGGAGGTGCGCTAGTTTGCAAGAATGAAATTCAGAAGGAAAAAGCGATTTTCTGGGCCACGCAGTCAAAAGAAGCGGCGAGTTTTTATCTTCACAAAGAAATTGGCTTTAATTATAGAATGAGTAATGTTTTAGCGGCAATCGGAATTTCTCAAATCGATGTTTTAAAAAAAAGAGTAGAGAAGAAACGCGAAATTCAGCAATTTTATAGTTCATTTTTAAATGAAGTTGAAGGTTTTAAAGTATATACAGCAGCTTCAGAAGATTTTTATAGTAATCATTGGTTGACTATTCTTGAAATAGATCCTGAAAAATCTCCAATATCGGTCATAGATTTAATGAAAAGATTAGCTGAAAAAAATATTGAAACTCGACGAATTTGGAAACCACTGCACACCCAACCAGTCTTTTCTGAATTTGATTTTTACGGTGAAACAATCGCTGAAGAAATCTTTGAAAAAGGATTATGTTTACCTTCAGGAACTGCAATGACTAAAGCAGATCTTCAATTTATAAAAACCGAACTATTAGCGGCAGTAAAATATGCTTAA
- a CDS encoding polysaccharide biosynthesis protein codes for MLKPDLKEQIILIGEASKFQEVSEFIQRKSPKSNILNFDKYQLYSEDFLNFEFQENNCSVIYIEEVYKSDFGKKATFLDNAIKAKADLFTIAFQQDLKTDFNFREFELQDLYKIEKVSPSKFPQKNKKLLITGGAGYIGSALVKYYSDSFSEIIIVDQSESALFFLKEEIGFLYPNANIRCFLADVTNRQRMTSIFEEFEPEIVIHAAAYKHVSLLENETEEAINNNIAGAYILFYLAETYKAEQCILLSTDKAVAPKSVMGKSKLWAERLCFWFSQIGEKTTFKTIRFGNVLGSTGSVLPVWQKQIEWKNAINLTDGDASRYFFTLQEVFKLTDFILESESSGQIFISKNEQGVSLNTLANLKLYNQSADILRTELKRGEKKQEQLIAKNEKEIQRHGNFLILENTEINDDFMEQLSVLLSDKISPEEKKAILENYKI; via the coding sequence ATGCTTAAACCAGATCTAAAAGAGCAAATTATTTTAATAGGAGAAGCTTCCAAATTTCAGGAAGTTTCTGAATTTATTCAACGAAAATCACCAAAATCGAACATCTTAAATTTCGATAAATATCAGCTTTATTCAGAGGATTTTTTGAATTTTGAGTTTCAAGAAAATAACTGCTCTGTAATTTATATTGAAGAAGTTTATAAATCTGATTTTGGGAAGAAAGCTACTTTTTTAGATAATGCCATTAAAGCAAAAGCAGATCTTTTCACGATTGCGTTTCAGCAGGACCTAAAAACAGATTTCAATTTTAGAGAATTCGAGCTTCAGGATCTTTATAAAATCGAAAAAGTAAGTCCAAGTAAATTTCCGCAGAAAAATAAAAAGTTATTGATTACTGGTGGTGCCGGGTATATCGGTTCAGCTTTGGTTAAATATTATTCAGATTCGTTTTCAGAAATCATAATTGTCGATCAGAGTGAGTCGGCGTTGTTTTTTCTAAAAGAAGAAATCGGTTTTTTATACCCTAATGCTAATATTCGATGTTTTTTAGCCGATGTTACCAACCGGCAAAGAATGACTTCTATATTCGAAGAATTTGAACCAGAAATAGTGATTCATGCAGCAGCTTATAAACATGTGAGTTTACTGGAAAATGAAACGGAGGAAGCGATTAATAATAATATTGCGGGCGCTTATATTTTGTTTTATTTAGCCGAAACTTATAAAGCAGAACAATGTATTTTGCTGTCGACAGATAAAGCGGTAGCGCCAAAATCTGTTATGGGAAAAAGCAAACTTTGGGCAGAAAGATTATGTTTTTGGTTTTCGCAGATTGGAGAGAAGACAACTTTTAAAACGATTCGGTTTGGGAATGTTTTGGGAAGCACCGGCTCGGTTTTACCGGTTTGGCAGAAGCAGATTGAGTGGAAAAATGCTATAAACCTAACCGATGGCGATGCTTCACGATATTTTTTTACGCTTCAGGAGGTATTTAAGCTTACCGATTTTATTTTGGAAAGTGAAAGCTCTGGCCAAATTTTCATTTCCAAAAATGAACAGGGAGTTTCGTTAAATACACTTGCAAATCTTAAGTTGTATAATCAATCTGCCGATATTTTAAGAACAGAATTAAAGCGCGGGGAAAAGAAGCAGGAACAACTTATTGCTAAAAATGAGAAAGAGATTCAACGACATGGTAATTTTTTAATCCTGGAAAATACCGAGATCAATGACGATTTTATGGAACAGCTTAGCGTATTGCTGAGTGATAAAATTTCGCCAGAGGAGAAAAAAGCTATTCTCGAAAATTATAAGATTTAG
- a CDS encoding tyrosine-protein phosphatase — MDLIEGFTDFHNHILPGIDDGSPDVETSLQLLKKFGEFGVTSFVHTPHVMNDYHPNTPETIHAALAELQSAQHPDIKNSAAAEYMMDQSLMEKLDDEELLKISGNFSLVEMSFLQAPINLKEIIFKLQNKGHVLILAHPERYGFNHSADLKKYTDLKNRGCYFQLNMLSLSEHYGKGIQKMAFKLLENQMIDYISSDAHRMEHLEKLQHIKLKSKEIEMLKPIIEKSKELFA, encoded by the coding sequence GTGGATCTGATAGAAGGTTTTACCGACTTTCATAATCATATTTTACCGGGGATCGACGACGGTTCGCCAGATGTTGAGACTAGCCTTCAGCTACTTAAAAAATTTGGGGAATTTGGTGTAACCAGTTTTGTGCACACCCCCCATGTGATGAATGATTATCATCCTAATACTCCTGAAACTATCCACGCTGCACTAGCAGAGTTGCAATCAGCACAGCATCCTGATATAAAGAATTCAGCAGCTGCAGAATATATGATGGATCAATCACTAATGGAAAAACTTGATGATGAGGAACTCCTAAAAATTTCAGGAAACTTCAGTCTGGTTGAGATGTCTTTTTTACAAGCTCCCATTAACCTTAAAGAAATCATCTTTAAACTTCAAAATAAGGGTCACGTATTAATTCTAGCCCATCCAGAGCGTTATGGATTTAATCATTCCGCAGATCTAAAAAAATACACAGATCTAAAAAATAGAGGTTGTTATTTCCAGCTGAATATGCTCTCACTTTCTGAACACTACGGAAAAGGCATCCAGAAAATGGCTTTCAAATTACTCGAAAATCAGATGATCGATTACATAAGTAGTGATGCGCATCGCATGGAACATCTAGAAAAATTACAGCATATTAAACTGAAGTCGAAAGAAATTGAAATGCTAAAGCCGATTATAGAAAAAAGTAAGGAGCTTTTTGCCTAA
- a CDS encoding PAS domain-containing protein, translated as MNTSSKLHILLFGFISETEILLSALKKEANYYISQCTGLDSLKRILIENCDFDILVLQLNYKESNVDEILDFVTDRKEFPVLIVTNCRVRRYAYESFARGIEDYMHIAEVNPSSLKRSIDFTIKRKFYKCQIERSENNYKTLFYFSPLPMWVLDRQSLKFLSVNQAAINHYGYSEGEFLQKSANDIWQVEEEKEIFLVKRKRSDEFFKDTIVHRKKDGQLIRVNFHSTPIDYDGKTARLTLARDVTENVKIKKALENSEERFKALVQEGGDLIAILDENLKYTYLSPGSENVLHYKLEDIITESFVSHVHPEDQSFITTFLRGIKNEPNKKVSLPFYRFIDGTGYCRFIETKVTNLLDYAPVNGIVINSRDVTDLVEQRNRLSESLSGYEIISEATSDIITDYNIESENVKVSKAIYKVCGYDHREVMKKEFRYWWNENIHPEDRLHVIDKIKKVIRSGERTFQLEYRFKCADGFYKVFLDRSYIVYDSDGNAERIIGSKQDITQQKEHLKQIEKRNRKLEEIAWQQSHMVRAPLAKIMGLVQLIKHDKKNVAENEDLLEKLLNSADDLDAIVRKIAEKTYDN; from the coding sequence ATGAACACTTCATCAAAATTACATATACTTCTTTTCGGTTTTATTTCGGAAACCGAGATACTTCTCAGCGCTTTAAAAAAAGAAGCCAATTACTATATTTCTCAGTGTACCGGATTAGATTCTCTAAAAAGAATTTTAATTGAAAATTGCGATTTTGATATTCTGGTATTGCAATTAAATTACAAAGAATCTAATGTAGATGAAATATTAGATTTTGTAACGGATCGAAAGGAATTTCCTGTTCTAATTGTTACCAATTGTAGAGTTAGAAGGTACGCTTATGAATCTTTTGCAAGAGGCATAGAAGACTATATGCATATAGCTGAAGTAAATCCATCTTCTTTAAAACGTAGTATAGATTTCACAATTAAGCGTAAATTCTACAAATGTCAAATAGAGCGATCTGAGAATAATTATAAAACGCTTTTTTATTTTTCGCCGCTCCCTATGTGGGTGTTGGATCGCCAGAGCTTAAAATTTTTGAGTGTCAATCAGGCAGCTATTAATCACTACGGCTATTCAGAAGGAGAATTTTTACAAAAATCTGCAAATGATATATGGCAGGTGGAAGAGGAGAAAGAAATATTCTTGGTCAAAAGAAAAAGAAGCGATGAGTTTTTTAAAGATACAATTGTTCATAGAAAAAAAGACGGACAATTAATTCGAGTTAACTTTCACAGTACACCCATTGATTATGATGGGAAGACTGCTAGGTTAACGCTTGCCAGGGATGTAACAGAGAATGTAAAAATAAAAAAAGCTCTTGAAAATAGCGAAGAACGCTTTAAAGCTTTGGTTCAGGAAGGTGGTGATCTAATTGCTATTCTAGACGAAAATTTAAAGTATACCTATTTAAGTCCCGGTAGTGAAAACGTTTTGCATTACAAACTTGAAGATATTATCACTGAAAGTTTTGTCAGTCATGTGCATCCTGAGGATCAGTCTTTCATAACAACTTTTCTCCGTGGAATAAAAAATGAACCTAATAAAAAAGTCAGTCTTCCGTTCTATAGGTTTATCGACGGTACCGGTTATTGTCGTTTTATCGAGACAAAAGTCACTAATCTTTTAGATTATGCCCCTGTAAATGGTATAGTGATTAACAGTAGAGATGTAACCGATTTGGTAGAACAAAGAAACCGACTTTCAGAAAGTTTATCGGGATATGAAATTATTTCAGAAGCTACAAGTGATATTATTACTGATTATAATATTGAAAGTGAGAATGTGAAAGTTTCTAAGGCGATTTACAAAGTTTGTGGATATGATCATAGAGAGGTGATGAAGAAAGAATTTCGATATTGGTGGAATGAAAATATTCATCCGGAGGATCGTCTTCATGTAATAGATAAAATTAAAAAAGTAATACGTTCTGGAGAGCGAACATTCCAGTTAGAATATCGCTTTAAATGTGCAGACGGATTTTATAAGGTTTTTTTAGATCGTAGTTATATTGTTTATGATTCAGATGGAAATGCCGAAAGAATTATAGGGTCGAAACAGGATATTACGCAGCAAAAGGAACATTTAAAACAGATTGAAAAGAGAAATCGCAAACTAGAAGAAATAGCCTGGCAGCAGTCACACATGGTAAGAGCACCACTCGCAAAGATAATGGGATTAGTGCAACTTATAAAGCATGACAAAAAAAATGTTGCAGAAAATGAAGATTTGTTAGAAAAATTATTAAATTCCGCAGATGATTTGGATGCTATCGTTAGAAAAATAGCTGAGAAAACATACGATAATTAG
- a CDS encoding response regulator has protein sequence MLEVILVDDDDIVLMMQKKMVLRCGIASKPVAFKSATETLNYLNHPQNINNPEKRYLILLDINMPKMNGWEFLDELKNHPLKDNFNVIMVTSSIDRKDRLKAKSYQRVIDYIEKPVTIKHCNTLKKLEPISEFF, from the coding sequence ATGTTAGAGGTCATACTAGTGGATGACGATGATATTGTTTTGATGATGCAGAAAAAGATGGTTTTAAGATGCGGAATAGCTTCTAAACCGGTAGCTTTTAAAAGCGCGACAGAAACGCTAAATTACTTAAATCATCCCCAAAATATTAATAATCCTGAAAAACGCTATTTAATTCTACTTGACATAAATATGCCAAAAATGAATGGCTGGGAATTTTTAGATGAACTTAAAAATCATCCATTAAAAGATAATTTCAATGTCATAATGGTGACTTCTTCTATTGATCGAAAAGACCGTTTGAAAGCTAAAAGCTACCAAAGAGTAATAGATTATATAGAGAAACCAGTTACTATCAAGCATTGCAATACATTAAAGAAGCTTGAGCCTATTAGTGAATTTTTTTAG
- a CDS encoding endonuclease/exonuclease/phosphatase family protein, protein METAEIIILCLNILFLIPSIASITRFDQWWIRGFDFPRIQISFSLIVVLLLCGYFYDFSKTWHYVGAGFLVLSLVHQFFKVYPYTYLSRRQVVKFKGKETNGAISILVSNVLTTNKHPEKLVALVKERDPDILLTLESDKRWEKALEEIEDRYKYTVKVPLDNLYGMHLYSKLELVDTDVHYLVQDDIPSIHGFVKLRNGEFVKIHCLHPMPPSPTESYTSTNRDAEILMLGRDITPEDRKVLVFGDLNDVAWSRTTKLFQEMSGLMDPRIGRGFFNTFHTGYPLLRWPLDHVFHSKDFTLIDIAREKSIGSDHFPMYIKLHYEPRAVNVQDELELDREDEQWAFEKIEEAHPLEKSIDMPKKIH, encoded by the coding sequence ATGGAAACCGCTGAAATTATAATTCTTTGTTTAAATATTCTTTTCTTAATTCCTTCCATAGCTTCAATCACAAGGTTTGATCAATGGTGGATTCGTGGTTTTGATTTTCCAAGAATACAGATCTCTTTTAGTCTGATTGTAGTTCTGCTGTTATGTGGATACTTTTATGATTTCTCCAAAACATGGCACTATGTGGGTGCTGGATTTTTAGTATTGAGCCTTGTACATCAATTTTTCAAAGTATATCCTTACACCTATCTATCTAGAAGACAAGTGGTAAAATTTAAAGGAAAGGAAACAAATGGCGCAATTTCAATTCTTGTTAGCAACGTACTAACCACTAATAAGCATCCTGAAAAGCTTGTTGCTTTGGTTAAAGAACGTGACCCTGATATTTTATTGACGTTGGAAAGTGACAAAAGATGGGAGAAAGCACTGGAAGAAATTGAAGACCGCTATAAATATACCGTAAAGGTGCCATTAGATAATCTTTATGGAATGCACCTATATTCAAAATTGGAATTAGTAGATACTGATGTACATTATCTGGTACAAGACGATATTCCATCGATACATGGTTTCGTAAAATTGAGGAATGGTGAATTCGTTAAAATTCATTGTCTGCATCCTATGCCTCCGAGTCCTACGGAAAGTTACACTTCAACGAACCGAGATGCTGAAATTTTAATGCTGGGAAGAGATATTACTCCGGAAGATAGAAAAGTTTTAGTATTTGGAGATTTGAATGATGTTGCCTGGTCTAGAACAACAAAATTGTTTCAGGAAATGAGCGGACTAATGGATCCAAGAATTGGTCGAGGATTTTTTAATACATTTCATACAGGTTACCCTTTACTACGGTGGCCTTTAGATCATGTATTCCATTCAAAAGACTTTACACTAATAGATATTGCGAGAGAAAAAAGTATTGGCAGTGATCACTTTCCTATGTATATAAAATTACATTACGAACCTAGAGCTGTAAATGTACAGGATGAATTAGAGCTAGATCGAGAGGACGAGCAATGGGCATTCGAAAAAATTGAGGAAGCACATCCTTTAGAAAAAAGTATTGATATGCCTAAAAAAATTCACTAA
- a CDS encoding vWA domain-containing protein gives MKKKDKMKEKGFVFKKYEEPNITPFEKLFEIFKELITHTSGDLDEALDWLYQLDEEYKLTDDDYTIEDFIEDLKQKGYIKEELDPDGDGEGDGSGSLKITSKTERAIRKQALDQIFGKMRKSNSGNHRTSHVGRGDEHTGDFRDYQFGDSLDRISMTESLRNAQINHGIGDFNMSHDDLVVEETHYKSQMSTVLMIDLSHSMILYGEDRITPAKKVAMALAELITTRYPKDTLDIIVFGNDAWPVSIADLPYLKVGPYHTNTVDGLKLAMDILRRKRNTNKQIFMITDGKPSCIRERDGSYYKNSMGLDPYIVDKCYNMAQQARKLQIPITTFMIAQDPYLMQFIREFTQANQGKAFYTGLQGLGEMIFEDYETNRKKRIRG, from the coding sequence ATGAAGAAGAAAGATAAAATGAAGGAAAAGGGATTTGTATTTAAAAAGTACGAAGAACCCAACATCACTCCTTTTGAAAAACTCTTTGAGATTTTTAAGGAATTGATCACTCATACCTCGGGTGATTTAGATGAAGCGCTCGACTGGTTGTACCAACTAGACGAAGAATATAAACTTACCGACGATGATTATACCATCGAAGATTTTATCGAAGATCTGAAACAAAAGGGATATATCAAAGAAGAGCTTGATCCCGATGGTGATGGGGAAGGCGACGGTTCTGGAAGTTTAAAGATTACCTCAAAAACCGAAAGAGCGATTCGTAAGCAGGCTTTAGATCAGATTTTCGGAAAAATGCGTAAATCAAATTCCGGAAATCATAGAACAAGTCACGTAGGACGCGGCGATGAGCATACCGGAGATTTTAGGGATTATCAGTTTGGGGATTCTTTAGACCGAATTTCAATGACCGAAAGTTTACGAAATGCTCAAATTAATCATGGTATTGGTGATTTTAATATGAGTCATGATGATTTGGTAGTCGAAGAAACACACTACAAATCTCAAATGAGCACGGTCCTCATGATCGACCTTAGTCATAGTATGATTCTATACGGGGAAGATCGTATCACTCCGGCTAAAAAAGTGGCGATGGCTTTAGCAGAACTTATTACGACGCGTTATCCAAAAGATACTTTGGATATCATCGTTTTTGGGAATGATGCCTGGCCGGTTTCAATAGCCGATTTGCCATATTTGAAAGTAGGGCCTTATCATACGAACACTGTAGATGGTTTGAAATTAGCGATGGATATTTTGCGAAGAAAACGAAATACCAACAAGCAAATTTTTATGATTACCGATGGGAAACCAAGTTGTATTAGAGAGCGCGATGGGAGTTATTATAAAAACAGTATGGGATTAGATCCATATATTGTGGATAAGTGCTACAACATGGCGCAGCAAGCAAGAAAATTGCAAATTCCTATTACGACTTTTATGATTGCTCAAGATCCTTATTTGATGCAATTTATTCGAGAATTTACACAAGCTAATCAAGGGAAGGCATTTTACACCGGTTTGCAAGGTTTAGGAGAAATGATTTTTGAAGATTACGAAACAAACAGAAAAAAAAGAATTAGAGGCTAA
- a CDS encoding magnesium chelatase, with translation MNIENLKTLGDLKSSGYKSKGIKDELRDNLIEKIKKNEPAFTGIHGYDDTVIPELERAVLSKHNINLLGLRGQAKTRLARLMVSLLDEYIPVVEGSEINDDPLKPISRYAKEAIAEKGENTPINWIHRDERFFEKLATPDVTVADLIGDVDPIKAANLKLSYADDRVIHFGMIPRANRSIFVINELPDLQARIQVALFNILQEGDIQIRGFKLRLPLDMQFVFTANPEDYTNRGSIVTPLKDRIGSQILTHYPETIEIAKTITQQEAKLDSRQTDMVHVPELAKDLLEQIGFEARESEFIDEKSGISARMSITAYENLLSSAERRSLKNGEDKTLLRFGDFMGVIPAVTGKVELVYEGEQEGAAAVATQLIGDAVKTLFPDYFPKIEKLQKPDDQTPYDDLVEWFFEQTGFELPDNLTDEEYKQKLDEVTPLNKLIEKYQPEMAKEDSYFLKEFLLWGLVEFKKLSKQRYTKGIQFNDLYGSYISGL, from the coding sequence ATGAATATTGAGAATTTGAAAACATTAGGAGATTTAAAATCTTCAGGATATAAAAGCAAGGGAATAAAAGATGAACTTCGCGATAATTTAATTGAAAAAATTAAAAAAAATGAGCCAGCTTTTACCGGAATTCATGGGTACGATGATACCGTAATTCCAGAATTAGAAAGAGCAGTTCTTTCGAAGCATAACATCAATTTACTGGGATTACGAGGCCAAGCTAAAACAAGATTAGCCCGTCTCATGGTAAGTTTATTAGATGAATATATTCCAGTGGTAGAAGGTTCTGAAATTAATGACGATCCTTTAAAACCAATCTCTAGATATGCTAAAGAAGCTATTGCTGAAAAAGGAGAGAATACACCAATTAACTGGATTCATCGAGATGAGCGGTTCTTCGAAAAACTGGCAACACCAGATGTAACAGTAGCCGATTTAATTGGAGATGTAGATCCTATAAAAGCAGCAAATTTAAAATTGAGTTATGCCGACGATCGTGTGATCCATTTTGGGATGATTCCGAGAGCTAACCGAAGTATTTTTGTAATCAACGAATTACCCGATTTACAGGCAAGAATTCAGGTCGCACTTTTCAATATACTTCAGGAAGGAGATATTCAAATACGAGGATTTAAATTAAGATTGCCTTTAGACATGCAATTTGTGTTTACCGCAAACCCTGAAGATTACACCAATCGTGGTAGTATAGTAACGCCATTAAAAGATAGAATAGGTTCTCAGATTCTTACACATTATCCGGAAACTATTGAAATCGCAAAAACCATAACACAACAAGAAGCAAAGTTAGACTCCAGACAAACCGATATGGTTCATGTTCCAGAACTTGCGAAAGATCTTTTGGAACAAATTGGATTTGAAGCTCGCGAAAGTGAATTTATAGATGAAAAAAGTGGTATTAGTGCAAGGATGAGTATTACTGCTTACGAAAATCTGTTAAGTAGTGCAGAACGTCGTAGCCTTAAAAATGGAGAAGACAAAACCTTATTAAGATTTGGTGATTTTATGGGAGTAATTCCTGCTGTAACCGGGAAAGTAGAATTGGTATACGAAGGAGAACAAGAAGGTGCTGCGGCCGTAGCAACGCAACTAATTGGCGATGCCGTAAAAACCTTATTCCCAGATTACTTTCCAAAGATCGAGAAATTGCAAAAGCCAGACGATCAAACGCCGTATGACGATTTGGTAGAATGGTTTTTTGAACAAACTGGATTTGAGTTGCCAGACAATCTAACTGATGAAGAATACAAGCAAAAGTTAGATGAGGTAACACCTTTAAACAAGCTTATCGAAAAATATCAGCCAGAAATGGCTAAAGAAGATTCTTATTTTCTCAAAGAATTTTTGCTTTGGGGATTAGTAGAATTTAAGAAGCTTAGTAAGCAACGATACACAAAAGGAATTCAATTTAATGATCTTTACGGAAGTTATATTAGCGGATTGTAA